The segment tatagtgctgtcttgagcattttcaggaagtgtcaccaaaatctgactttttttgcataggaaaaaatttacagagtaaactgtcataatgaaaacatgacaaagccatttgactatcttgttcataaacaatggtgtcaggacttttcatcttgatgacactgacactttcattgacatgaatacttgcttttgaggaatgagctatccattttgagcaagtgacacgcttttgcaggttatcaactaggttttgcagtttgtactaattgttttgagaaatgcattaactgttgtgcaaatgtaaatagtgttgtgagaaatgcaccaaagcgactgagaaaaactgtaactgatggactggagtggtgtggattacttgtggattgttgtgatgtttctatcagctgtttggactctcattctgacagcacccatttacatccattggtgagcaagtgacgcaatgctacatttctccaaatctgatgaagaaacaaacgcATCTACATTTCAGATGGTGTAAGGGTGAGTAAAATCTtcaatttttttggtgaactatttcCCTACTCTATGAATCATTTTATGATTTCCTAATGTGTGAAATACACTGATGATGGGATTATTCAAGGTgctttaattacaaaatgactGATTCCCTTCAGAACGTTTCAGCTGTTGTGTGTAAAGGATCATGACTGAATCATCAGAATGAGTATGGAGTTCATTTTGAGGTCAACAGATGTGTTGTTTGAGATATATAAATAGTACATTTCTGTGTAATTTTGCACTTGTGTGAACTGCTCAGACCCGGCCTGCTCTGTGTCAGTACTCACTGCTGTAATCTATCATTAGGACTAAATCCTAATCAACAGAGACAGAAATAACACAAACTTCAGCACTGCCTGAACACTTACACTCATTCAtgataaatgcacaaaatatctgCCAGTGAATAATAAAAGATGAAAGACCATGTGAACAGAAATCAGCACAAGCAATGGAGAGAGAAATCATTACCTGAGCACAAACATAAAACCTTATGCCACAAAAACACAATCTGTAATGGTCAAAACATaacatgaattatattttaaataaagaaaattaacattattttcatgacagcTATTCATGACATGACTCTAATGCATCTGGATATATGCATTatgcaaaaatgttattaccatttattatttatttattattattattaccattactatatatatatatatatatatatatatatatatatatacacacacacacacacatatatatatacatatatataaatgtaattattattagcattattttagatgtttatttcaaacatgaaaattttaaactttaaaaaacatttaaacattgcCTTGGCAAttacatctgaaataaaaataaagttatttagaatttaacgtttaagaaaataatgttaatatttataaataaagaaaattaatcagttaattaaataattaattgatgaaaaaaaaaaaatacaaaagcacaaaattactacaactgcaaccaaaataaatgtaaatagaaatataaaaaaggaaatatatatttaaaaatgtagatatttgaacaaaaatctaataaaaaaaaagacaaaattactaaaactacctgaaaagaaaataaagctaaataaaaatgtttaaaaaaaaccaatataaatatttagtgaAAACTAATaagttaaagaaaaacaaataaaaagtacaaaaagcacaaaattattaaaactccaactgcaaatgtttatatatatattattttagataatgtttatttcatatcAAGTAATGCATTTAAGTTCATGGTTTCCTTTTAatcataatacaaaaaaaaaggatctTAATAGCCTCAAAAGTTTGATTATCCTCAAACCGAATATTATTTCTCATATCTTTCTTTGATTTTAGGTCACATTTCTTTACAGGTTTCGTGAGATTCACCCATAGGACTGCTGGATGAATTCACCTCTAAAATATTTCATCTTCTGTGAGGAAATACACAGGAAATGATTAGATACGGATGTCTCATAAACATCTGACTTGTACTGACTGAGAATGAGTATTTTTAGCACACTTCAACACATTACCAAACAGGTTATCAAAACAACTGCCTGATAtttcagaaacaaacaaaacatcaaatatgGGAAAAAAAGAGGCTTTGGTACAAAAACAGCTGTATTTATTGAAATCTCTAACAAAGTCATCAACATCACTCCAGTGAGGAGGATCAGCCTGGAACTTGGTCTTCAGGGAAAACTACAAAATAGATTAGTGGGAGCTACACAAGGCTGTGGCTTGAAGAAATTTACAGCCGTGGTGTAAAACAGCCCATTAAACTCAAACAGGGAGAGATAGAAATACTATAAGAGCGTTGAGAGTTAGCCGGTATCCCAGCATGCCCCACAGAAGTGCTTCAATCAGCCATAAAGAAACGCAGTTCATCTGTCAACAGATTGAGGAATTCAGAGTCACGCAGGAGCTTCAAGATCCACACAATAGCAGTAATACTGTCATCATTCGGATGAGAATCATACCGGTTTGCAACGACACAAAGGtgtaaataattacagaatttacACTGTTCAGATAAAGTGTGCAAGTGAAAGATGCTGGCTAGTTCATCACTTTTTGTCCAGAAccagtgttgtttttgtcaactaaaacaaaatattaataatagtattctGTAACTGATataaagatgaaataaaatataattgttagattcaaaaaattcaaatttgaaaatcttaaactttaaaaatatttaaacattgccttggcaactaaattaaataaatcaagtttaagctgatgtactaaaatgacagaaaacctacatctgaaataaaaataaagctatataGAATAAAACGTTTaagaaaataatgttaatttataaatacataaataaaaattaattaaataaataaaatgactaaattactaaaactgcaaccaaaataaaaataaattaaatagaaatatcattttttaaatgtgtattaaaaaacaattactaaaaaagcacctgaaatgaaaataaaggtaaataaaaatgtttttaaaaaacaatagaaatatttatactaaaactaataataaaaagtacaaaaagcacaaaaatactaaaactgcaaccaaaataaaaacaaatctaaacataaatataaaaaaggaaatatttatttaaaaaaaataaaaactaattaaaaaacagaaccacaaagttactaaaactgcaaccaaaataaaaataaatagaaatataaaaaaagcacaaaattactaaaactacacctaaaattaaagttaaataaaaatgttttataaaacaatagcaatatttattaaaaactattaaagttAAAGAACTAATAACTAGACAAAGTCttgttaaactaaaaaaagaaagtacaaaaagcacaaaattactaaagctgcaaccaaaataaaaataaatattaacagaaatataaaaaaggaaatatttatttcacacacacatacacacatacatacatatatatatatatataaacaaaacaaaacaaaaatactaaaactacaactgaaatgaaattaaaataaggctaaataaaaatgtttttaataaaacaatagaaatatttattacaaactaataaattaaacatatatataaactactaataatatatgtatatacaataataatattaataataatcctATATATGTGcttataaactaataaaaattacaaaagcccgtaacaaaattattaaaaaaaaaaaaaaaaaaatgaaaagagagccaatataaaataataatacatattttaatactatataaataacactGGCCAGGACAGAAAATGAGATTTGACAATCATGATTTTGAAGATAGTCGTGTATATTTACCAGTGATCCACATCGGCGTCGTCAAACTGTCCAACGACTGTGCTCGAGTCGACTTCCATTCCatctgaacacaaaaaaaaaaaaaaaaaaaaagtttaatcacCGTATTAAATTCCGACTGTCCTGCCCTGTGCTGCCCCGCTGGGCTTTACCCATTACACATCCATTAGCGCTCAGGAAATCCTGCTCATTACAGACACACACCCATCTGACAGAGTCTCTCACAACACTCAACCTCCACTGACTGAAATCACATCACATCCACACAGACACACTGAACAAAACATTCATGCATTCTGTTAAAAACATGCCTGTTTTAGCATCATGTGTGGTTTAAAGTAGCATGACTCtcactgccatctagtggctgcTAATGTGGATTTTATTCTAacaaatgttaactaatgagaCCTTTTCataatatgtatattaatattataataatattggaAACTGTAGTTACTAAGGTACACTGTTGTGGTGTAATAGGACTCTCTAAAACGGATGAAtcacagttttatcacacacaGACCTTCAAATTCGGCCGATGGCACGTCGGTTCTGACTCCTGCCATGTGGTACTGTTGTGCGACAGACTGAGCCAGCATCCCCTCCAGCCTGTCCAGTGTGGCCTGACCCTCGGTCGTCAGGTGAGACAAACCCTCCTCATACGTGTAAAACGTGGGGATGTCGCCCTGACACTGCTCTTGCTCTGAGAGAAAAGAGCAACAATACAAAAGTACTAAACTACATGAAAGCTATAAAAGAGACATGCTGTCCATTCAAAAAGTGGAGACactagatcagtggttctcaaccaggggGCTGGGATggcttaaaatgatttaaagtaagacaaaacaagctttaaaatgtgcaaaacCAAGCTGTAAGGTGActtcttatttcttattttaattcgtaatttaaaatcttttttaaattaatttgtttaaaaataaaggttctcaCGGTCTTGGAAAACCTGATATAATGTATGCAAATATGTATAGTCATGAGAATTTATAAAATggtttatatatagtttttctagttattttaaactataaatattttgtaaaatatcattttatcaaaatattttatttatttcattattctacaattacataatttaattatttaaattttaattattcataaatatttaattattttaaaaattacaaattatttgaattgcaagtaatttatttattctaaaattaCAGAATGTAATTactataagaaaaaataattattttaattttaattacttataaagtagtttatttcatttttttaagaattcaagaatttaattttaattatttgtaagtagtttttctttattataagaattataataattattagtgtaattattttttatttacattgcttACAAGTTCCATTATTCTAGAATTacacaatttaattattttaattttacttttaagtaatttatttcatttttctaaaatgacagaatttaattattttaataaaaaataattattttaattacttataaaaatagtttatttttttaagaattaagaattattttaattatttgtacgtagtttatttatattaaaagaatTACAAAGTGTaatcatttgtatttaaattgtttacagattgttttattattctacaattacagaatttaattaattttagtcatttaaaaataatttaaaagtaatttcatTATTCTACAATtacagaatttaattattttaatgttacttATTTATAAGTAATTCATTGAATTATTATAGAATtacagaatttaattattttaatagaaaaactattattttaatttttaattacttatagtttattttataattttaagaattacagaatttaattattttcattttaaataacttaagTAATTTACTGAATTACTCTAGaattaagatatatatatattctaactataattatttacaagtagtttatttctttattttaatatatttccatTCCCGGTTTgtgtacataaaaatatttgtttttgtttttttaaaaaccttttttcagCTTTTGTACCAGAAATGTCTTGGCCTGTATGAAGAGCCTCTGAATATTGATTTGGACTCTGGGAAACCTTGAAGTCCAAAAGCTTAAGAACCACTGCACTAGATGCATTATAGATCTAAATAACACTCACCAGCCTCCTCGACATCATACTCCTCTCCCTCATAGTCGTCATCATCTGTGTCGGCGTCCTCGGGGTCGGGGTGCAGGGCCTGACAGTCACACATGGCGGAGAACATGGGCTCcactgcacacacaaacacacaccgtTACTCACACAGGAGAGATGATCACGCTCAACTCATCCGCGCTCGTTCCACACACTCACGTGCGGCTTTATCACTGGGCACAAAGCGGATCTCTGTGATGGTTCCCGAGTCTTCACTGTCGCTGTCGCTGTCGCTCTCCTCATCATCCTCTCCTGCATCATCCGAAGCTTTATCCTGCTGCTCTGCTTCAGCTTCATCTGGAAACACATAGAAGATGAAAGATCAGTCAGGTCAAACCTCTACACACCAGAGCATCTCTATCTGGAAGACGATGCCTTACCGTCCAGTTTTGCATTGACCATCACATACAGGTGCTCTTCTGGAAAGGAGCTGAGATCTCGCGAGATGGCGTGAAGACTGATGGAAGGATATTCAAGACAGAAACCCATGCCTGAACCATCAAACCAGGACAGATGCCTGCAAGGACAGAGAACAGCTGCATTAGTAGACATATGTGCCCATAAATACCATGAATGTACTATggtaaatgttcaaaaaacatagtaatgtcacactaaatgaaaatgtatgtgatgaatatatatttttctagttATTTTATGGTCTAAAATATCTTGGGTAGCAACTTGCTAAGAAAATTCCCATTTGagagcaaaaaatatatttaaaaaaaccttatcTTTGAATCAAGAAAGGCTAAAAATGACACTTCattgacaatttatttaattattaaatattatttaattaattattcaacAATTACAGAAATAAGTGATTTTAACTTAAGTGATAATAACTATTAAgtagtttatttcattattttaggaACGgcagaatgtatttttttttacatttcaatcaTATAAAAAGTAGTTTACTTCATTATTCTAATGaagaataaattatgcaatttaatgattttataattttaataattaagtagtttatttcattatgctagaaattacagaattttgtgattttaatttaaagtacttataagtagtttatttaaaaaatgacaattttattatgttattttagttatttaaaaaagttgtcTATTTCGTTACATAGTTTATTTTTCAatgatttaattataatttttgtatttcacaaaaagttattacatacataaaaatataaataaatatattaagcatggtatataataattaattgtattattattattattataaatcaacaaattacttgtattaaaaatataaacaaaatataatatatacaaaataaatacaaatatatgtataatatataaaataaatcaacaagtaattaaatataacaaatatatacatttttttttatgtatgatatactaattaatataatacatctaaaatacatgtaaataatataaatcatataaaataataaatatattaaataataattatataaaattcatacattatatgctcatttatttatatttataaaataatataaaataaacaactactaaataatgaaatatataaatatataaacaaatatttatgatatataattaatataatgcataaaaataattaacataataaataaagaaaataaatattcaaatgataTTGAAAATTGATAATAAAGATATAGAAAGAGTATATGAAAATAAGTTTCTTGGTGTAATTTTAGATTATAAGTTATATTGGAAACCTCAAATAAAGTATGTTAAAGCAAAATTGGCTAAGACTATAGCTATTTTGAATAAAGCAAGATATATTTTGGATAACAAATCAAtgcatattttgtataatatatttatattaccgTATTTCAGTTATTGTGTAGAGATTTGGGGAAATACCTACAAGAGCAATTTACAACCAATATGTTTATTACAAAAGAGAGCAAtcagaattattaataatgtgggATATCTGGAACagacaaatatattatttttgaagtcaAATATACTGAAGTTTATTGATTTGGTTAAATTTAAAACTGCACAAGTTATGTTCAAAGCAAGAAACGTGTTACTTCCGGGTaacttacaaaaaatgtttttggaaagGCATGGTGGGTATAATTTGAGGGAAGagtcaaactttaaaaatactaaaataagaacaactttaaaaagtatgtgTATCTCTGTCTGTGGGGTGCAGCTGTGGAATGGTTTGGAGCATGTGTTGAAGCATTGTATAAccattaaacagtttaaaacattGTATAAAACCAGTTTACTTAAAGGCTATGTGGATATACACAGGTGACTGTGAGAGTTGTTGGGGTTAAAAGGTGGATTGTATGAGAATGGGTGATTTGGTTGTTTTGGGGAGAAATTATTTGGTTGGCGTTTAGTTTTTGTGGAATTGTTCTCTTACAAAGATATTGGTATAATTAAAAGATATAAGGGAACTTTGGAATTGTATAGGGGGtgggaataaataagctttagcTTCATCCCATTTTtcgaacattttttttttgtactgtatgaAGTTTTTTTGGGATGTTTTTGTTGGCGCGGCAACacgtacactaccgttcaaaagtttggggtcagtacatttttattgtttctttttttttttaagcaattaatacttttattcaccaaggatgtattaagttaataattaaaagtttattaaaagttaataataaataatttacattgttataaaatatttagattttgaataaacgctgtactttttaaacttgttattcatgaaagaatcctgaattaaaaaataatcataaaaaaataaataaataaaaatcacaggctccaaaaaaatatttggcagcacaactgttgatattatccaacattgatcattctaataataaatcagcatattagaatgatttctgaaggatcgtgtgacacttaagactggagtaacaactgataaaaattcagcttttcatcacaggaataaattctattttaaagtaagttaaaataaaaaacattattttatattgtaaaaacattttgcaatattactgttttttttctatatttttaatcaaataaatgcagccttgatgagcataagagacttctttaaagactattacaagtattactgaccccaaacttttgaacggtagtgtatatatgtgtatcagtttgttttaaattatgttttgttcaaaataaaatgaaatgaaatataatacatataggaaatgatgaaatatatacataaatataagtatataaaatttaaaaaatactaaataattaaatacataaatattaaatttgatatagaattaatatatagatacatttttttatacatttataaaataaacaaaaatgaacataatAACGAAAACAACTATGCAAATGATATAATGcatataagaaatgtttacataaatttagaaatgtatttatgtatcaTTATATTGAATGACACCATATTACCATCTCATGCTACCACTGTAGGCTACTTTTATATGTTTATTCTCTGAGTTCATGCATTAATAAACGACTGAACGTGTCCACAAGTGTGTTCTGGTGTAAGACACACATGGCACATGAGCACAACACTGATGCTGTGGTTAAACACTCACGCTTCAGCCACAAACAGAGTTCCTGCTCCCAGTCTCTTCCCGTCCAGAACTGCAGTGGTCTCGGCCTGCTGGAGCCTCACGCCCTCGCTGGGTGGATGTAAACTCTTCAACACGACCATTCTGATGAATCAAATCACTGTGAAGCTGCTGAAGGCGCTAACACTGATGCTCTATTGAGACAATACGCGAATAAAGCGCTGCAgccacaacaacaacagcagtaactctCATTCAAGCGTCACACAACGTTCTCCTTTAACTGCATTCACGTACAAGAAAAACGCGTCCGGTTTACGTAGCGACAAACTTTCAAATGGTTTTTATAGTTCAAAGATTCGCTGTCATGCGTCACGTTTGTAGTACTCACTCATTGGGCGACTACCGGTTCTAATAACTGTTTCCTGTGGGGAAAAACCAGTTTGTTACTGCAGGGGGCGCTGAGTGGCCTAGAAAGGCGGATTCTCCATTGAAACGCATTCAAATCTTTTTTGACTTATTGGAGACAGGTgtgaagtaataaatgtattttattaaacatactAATTACaaagattactatatattaaacaaaataacattcagCAGGGCAACATCTGTAAAAAgattaaacaaaatacattacTAAAAAACCAAAAACGAATGTGATTGGCGCACCGCTCAACAACGCGGAGAAAAGTAACACGTACCACCTGACATCGCTGCGCGTTGCTGTTTAAGCTGCGATGTGGATCAAAAATAGCACTTGGAAAAAGGTACTAAGAGACGTTGATAGTGTTTAAAAGCTACTAATCATTTTAACTGACTAATTACAGATGATATACGGCCGCTAAGCACCGCCTACGGTAAGATCCACGTTTAATCAATCCACTCTACCTCCCGTCGTTTATTTCTATCAGCGCCAGAGGCGCCACTTTATGACGTCAGAAAAGAGCGCGTACGTTTCATATCATAAACAAAAGCGCAGCGCCTATTCAGGATTGGAGGAGATGCAACGCAATTTTCTTTTGCACAGCAAGCGTAATTTTACTAATtcaattgttttaaacaacCACTGtgcattacaaaatgttttattaatatgtaaatagattcttttttttctgtttacataTGGGTAGTCCTTCAAttgtttttaacagtaagatttttaatgtttttaaaacattaccaccaagcctgcatttttgatattgataaaacagtaatattgtgaattttcaGAGTGCAAAAGCAGTAATTATTGTGATGAACTTTcagataaaaacatcaataatGCACTTCAGTccatcttgtgaagccaaaaaatgcatcaaatcattattaatgtgttttgatGCACTGATTCAGACCAAATGTCCTAAAGGAAGTGTTATTTGATTATCTTGCAATGATGCTGTGATTTTATcagtttgaactctcattctgacggcacccattcgctgcaaatgatccattggtgagcaagtgatgcatcattactccagtctttagtgtcacatgatcctttagaaatcattttaatatgctgatttgctgttcaagaaacagtttttataattgtattattattatcaatatttaaaacagttgagtacatttttttcagggttatttgatgaatagaaagacccaaagatcataatttatctgaaataaaaagcttttgtaacatacactATACATAacatatagaaattaatacttttctttagcaaggatgctttaagttTACCAAAAGTGactataaagacatttataatgttaccaaagatttccatttcagataagttctgttttcaacataataataataataataataataataataatatgttttttgagcaacaaaacagaatattagaatgatttctgaaggatcatgtgactggagtaatgatgctaaaattcatctttgaaatcacaggaataaattacattttaaaatatattcaaatagaaaagaggttttttaaatagtaaaaatatttcaaaattttactgtttttgctgtacttatatgaaataaatgcaggcttcttataaaaaaaaaaatcttactgttcaaaaacttttgactggcattGTACATGCAGTTTTAATTTGCACTTTTAATATCATCCACGGCACTAcgtttgcatttttaaaatgtctaaaatatacactttctcttatttgtttatatgcatttaaatctaaaaatattaaataaattacatttaaatgcttcCTGTATCTTGAATCCATTACAGCTACTTACAAAAGACAAATTAGGaggcaaaaacattaaacagcgACATTAAGTTTATTTCTGTTCGGTGAATAATTTCCTTGAAATATGGAGACGTACATCTGGAAAGTAagagtgaaataaaatgagaagGAAAACACGAATTCCAGTAGTACACAGCTCAAAAACACATTCTTTAAACTGAAAGCAAAGACCATAATTATTCTAGTGCCTGTGgggtttgttttgaatattggATTTGGTTTGTAATGGGTTGGATTCGTGTCGGAATGATTTCGTAGTGTTCTAATTCAAACGACCTTCCAGCATAAACACCACCAGCCTGGagtaaatactaaaaaacaacTCTGTGGAAAGAGCGATCCAAGCTGCTGTGTCGAACAGAACATTTCAACGATACGGTACCGAACGGCACCGTCAAAGGTGCTTGGAGGACAAGTGCATTCGGTTGACACATTAAAACAGACTGAATGTCTCATTAAAGTGTGCTAAAATGTCAGCAACAGCTTTCAAAGTGCAGAAAACGTCCTAATcggaaaaataagtaaataatattcTTTCGTAATATAACATACAATGTTATTTCAGGATAAAGAGAGTATATtagtcttttaaattaaaatgatttgcagCTAAATGGCAGATCTTTAATATTAAGATCACTTTCAATGTGTTTCTTCTTGTGTTTGCTGGTCTACTAACTagtttaaagaaacagtttactccaaaatgagcattttctgaatatttactcaccttcaggccatccaagatgagtttctttcttcgtTAAATTTGGAGAAATACAGCATCGCAGCATTTTGCAGttaatgggtgccatcagaatccaatcagctgataaaaacattacaataatgcactccagtccatcttgtgaagccaaaaaatgcatgtttgtaacAAACAAATCTATTATTAATCTGTTTTgacctgtgcatatttctcttctgattcagaCCAAACGTCTTTTTAACTAAAGGAAGTGTTATTTGCATTATGCACTCGTATcttagccagaagcaatggtttgaagttaaaaatgtgggttactgtgatgcttttatcagtttgaactctcattctgacggcacccattcgctgcaaatgatccattggtgagcaatgctacatttctccacaTCTGTTCTTATGCATTTAtgcaaattgtaatttttaagtcaactattcCTCAAACTGAATGAATGCATTTAGGCAAGTTTCGGCATCACGCGTCAATCCCAACATTTCCTTCATGTACAATGAAGAAGAAAACATTAATACAGAGAATGTAAAACTCTAAAACACCAGTCTGAAATGCACGTAACACGTAAGCTTCAAATGCGCGCCGTCCAGTGTCTCTAGAGGACGAGCGAAGCCGCTTTATACAAACAAACTCATACTGGCCGTCAACGACAAAGTGCTTTACTCTGAGGAATGGTGACTGTAGTATTAAGAAGACCCTGTTCTAAACCGGTAGGGCGATGATGCATGCGTCTGGATGAACTAGAGTGCATTCACACATCTGAACGGGCACTATTCGTCTGGAAGCTTCATTTTTGGTCCACTACACCCAGGAGACTACGGTGGCTGATGAGGGACATTCCCGTGAGAAGGCGATGAGAAAATAAACGTATTTGCCCTTCGGAGCCGATCATGACAACTGTTCACTGTCGAAAACAAAGTTAACAAGGTCCGTGACTCCAGTGAACTCTTCCTCATCCTCATCGTCGTCGTCGTCATCCTGAGCTGCGGCCCTCAGAGGGACCAAGCCGTTGTGCCTGACGGGACCTCGGGACCCC is part of the Labeo rohita strain BAU-BD-2019 chromosome 18, IGBB_LRoh.1.0, whole genome shotgun sequence genome and harbors:
- the clns1a gene encoding methylosome subunit pICln isoform X2, which produces MVVLKSLHPPSEGVRLQQAETTAVLDGKRLGAGTLFVAEAHLSWFDGSGMGFCLEYPSISLHAISRDLSSFPEEHLYVMVNAKLDDEAEAEQQDKASDDAGEDDEESDSDSDSEDSGTITEIRFVPSDKAALEPMFSAMCDCQALHPDPEDADTDDDDYEGEEYDVEEAEQEQCQGDIPTFYTYEEGLSHLTTEGQATLDRLEGMLAQSVAQQYHMAGVRTDVPSAEFEDGMEVDSSTVVGQFDDADVDH
- the clns1a gene encoding methylosome subunit pICln isoform X1, with the protein product MVVLKSLHPPSEGVRLQQAETTAVLDGKRLGAGTLFVAEAHLSWFDGSGMGFCLEYPSISLHAISRDLSSFPEEHLYVMVNAKLDDEAEAEQQDKASDDAGEDDEESDSDSDSEDSGTITEIRFVPSDKAALEPMFSAMCDCQALHPDPEDADTDDDDYEGEEYDVEEAEQEQCQGDIPTFYTYEEGLSHLTTEGQATLDRLEGMLAQSVAQQYHMAGVRTDVPSAEFEDGMEVDSSTVVGQFDDADVDHW